The nucleotide sequence GTTACCTCTACACTCACAGCGCACGCAATCCCAGtactgccccccccctcgccccaccacccctcaaaaaaaaaaaacatactAATAACATatacatatgtatatacacgcacacgacagGAACACACGCTCTTCTTTGGTTTTCATCAGATCACTTTCTCTCtgttgttttgtttcgtCTTCCtttcatgtgtgtgtgcgtgtgcggagCACGTTGAATCTGGAAGCACTTTTCTTCGTCTCTGGTGGCTTTGCGGccaagcccccccccctctctccctccctccctccctccctctctgacggctcttttttttttctgtcgACTCCTcgttttccctctcttcggTAGCGATCCTGACTTTcctgtgcttttttttttcactgcTTTTGTACGTTACTTCTGTGTTTTGGTGTGGCGTGTGCTCGCGTAGGCTGGacccctcacccctcctcGATTTCTATGGTTCTTGTTTcgctcctccctctcgcgcgcacgtacacagaCGTTCACACCCTGATCCAGATCTTAGGTTGCGATCCGTGCAAGTAGCACGTGTGCGACGCGCCCTGGCGTCGCACCCACTCTCTCTGAAGGTCTGTGCTGTTTTGTTTGCGtttctgcgtgcgtgcgtctgctccctctctttggctaccccctcttttcttctgATTCACAGATCGACTGCCCGCCAGGTGCtcgtcgcgccgccgccgccctcccctctcttgtTATTCGGTACGCGCTTCTCGTTTCGTTGCGTGCTTGGCTCCGCTGTATTTCGTTCCGCCATTCTTCCTCCCTCGTGGTGCGCCCGTCTCTCACTCTCCCTCACCTCTGCTCGCCTGTTTTGATCGACGCTAGCGCTCAGCCGCAAGGTGCACCATGACTGACCTCGCGGCGGTTGCACCCACTGGGGCCGAGGACAAGTACACGTTTCTAGTCCCCTACGTGAAGAACAGCGCGTCTGACCTAGTGGAGAGCGTCGGAACGCAAACGCAAGGAAAGACGGATGCGGCCATCACCCACATAACCAGCGCAGAGGACTCGCGCAGCCCGAGCACGCCGGAGAGCGACTCTTTCGAGATCACCACCGTGGCCGCCACCCCCATTTCTCCAACGGCGACCGTGTCGCGTTGGCCGTCTGTCCAGAAAACGCTGGAGGCCTGCATGGACCCAGTCTTTCTCGCGTGCTCGTCCGACATGAAGGACCATAAGATTGCCGAGGAGGTTCTACCTCTGATGGACGCGGCGATGAcagtgtgcgtgtctgcccTCGCTAGCCTCTCCTGCCTGCAGCCCTTTTTCACCGGACGCACTCGCAGCGAGCGCATCCACACGATGCTGAGCGCGGTTCGCGCCTCCAACAAGCTGATGCTGCGCGACGACCTCCCTGCTCCGGCCTCCAGCTTCTGCGCGCTCTCAGTGgacgaggccgaggcggccgggCTGCGCGTTGGCCTTTGCAGTCACGCTGAAGGCCACGCTCGCACCGTGCGGACGCTGGAGTGCTGGCAGCACACGCCTGAGTGCGAGGACTCTCCGCGCTCGCTGACCCTTTCCCGACTGCGGGCAACTTCACCGCAGCAGAAGACGCGGCAGGCAGAACTGCCCAGCAGTGCCCCGTGCGCGCCAtgcgccgctctcgcctCACTGCTCCCTGCCGacaacgcgcacgcggcatGGGAGGCGAACCCGCCTCACGAAGATGTGAGTGTGTCTTGCCCAGTTGACGCCAACGCTCCCGGCAGGGCCTTGTCGATCGCTCCTGCATTCCCTGTCGCGGTGGCCGAGGAGCCGGCCATCATCGGCGTTTCCGCGCCACGCAGGACGCTGAAGTGCCCGCTCGTCGTGGGCGAAGAGCCGCTCTGTTCAGGTAACCGTGACTGTGCCGCTGACAACCAAGAGAAGATCCACATTCCTacgctgcgtgcgtgtgtgccggtgccgaaGCCACCACCCACCATCGACGTCCTCCTCAcggacgccgctgccaagTTCCATGGGTCGacagcgagcagcagcgcgaaaGAGGCAACCTCTGTGCCCACGATGAGGTCGGACTTGCCGGTGCCAgccacgccctcctccgccaccgccactgcaAACACCACGAACAGATTGCACTTCAGCGTGACAACCGCGCCGTTTATGCCAAAGAGCGTACTGAGCGCTACCAGCGGTGTCGCTCCCGCTGCCACCCCGCGCCGGCCGACTGTCTGCGAGCATGCCGGTGCTTTCCCCGCGGACATCAGCGAGGCCCTAGCAAAGGAGACACTGACGGACTCGAACACCGGCTGTACGCACGCCACACCGGACCTGTGCGCGGGCTCCTCGTGGGGGAAACGGCACGGTGCGGCaggggcgtggaggaggggctTGATGGCGGCCCCGCCCATGCCTGTGGATGAGTCTCCCTCGACCTCTCTCCGCAAGGAGGTGTGCTGCATGCCTGCGGAGCGTCCACCGAGGGCGCTCGGGGCTGCGATGCCGCAGGCCCCGCGTGCCATTGACGTTTCTCCGAGGATGGCTGACGCTTTACCGCTCGCTGAGCTTcgcccgccgcgcccgcTGATGGTGGCCATCCCTTCTGAAAGCGTTCCCGGCAGCGGcctcggcggctgcgggcCGATATGCCCATCGCCAGCGGGGGCGCAGCTGTCGCCATGCCCTCTATCACAGtcgcgccgccatcgccatgACCCATACAGCCCGGCAGGCTTCGTGCTGTGCGCAGAGAAAAGCTGCGCCCTCTCCTTGTCGCAGATGAGCATCCCCGCTGCCCGTGCCTTCACATCGTCCGCGTCCCCGAGGCCTGCTTCCTCTGCCTGTAACTCGAGCGCCGCCGGGGAGATGATGAGCTTCAGCTTCGCGGACCCGCTGATCAAAGCCActgcgcggctgcaggagcgccgccgccttctgcgAGCTGATACCACCCGTACCCCGTTATCAGAGCTCGAGAGCGCGTCGTGCTCCGTGGCGCACTCGAGTCCTGcgtgcgagagcggcgaTGATGTCGAAGACGCTCCATGCCGATCGTTGCCGTTGTGCGAGGCACTtttcgctgccgcacgcgctgaaccaacagcagctgcaacTGCCGCATTTGTGAACTCCGTAGACGAAGATGCAGTTTCGCctgccgatgccgctgccgccgccggagccCCCAAGTCGTACGCCGAGGCTCTGCGTCTGAGCGCGAAGGCGCTTCCACCGGCTCTCGTTGTCGCTGCAAAGCCggcagggaagagagagaagtcGCCCAAGGCGAAGAGCCGCGCTCCTCACCGCTCTGCTGCGGCCTCCAGCAGCCACGTGAAGAACTCCTCTAGTGCCACCGCCAAGGCGGCCACCAAGGCGAAGCGGCCCTCTCTGTCCGCCTAAGAACGGCATGTGTCCGATGCCGGCGGACGGTGAAAGGGCACCACACAAGACCACGCAGGCGCTAGTAGTCACATGAGCACCCCCCATGTACCTTTTCGAAACTGAGCCGCACGCGCCACGCTACGAAGGTATACATGCACAGACTCAGATAAGCTCCGTGGGCGAGGCATGCTTCATGTATCTCGCTGTCTTTGCGTGTGCCTGACCTTCTTCGGTTTCAGATGCTTTTCTCTGTCCTGCTCAGGTGCCACGACTGCAAGAGGCATCTGCGAAAGCGGATACGTCTTCACGCGCGCGATATCGTGACTCTCAGCGATTAGCAAGGACAGAGTAGGCGAAGAGAATAGAAGTACATGAATACGCACATGATTTCGGTGACGCGTGGCtgtgcaagagagagagggagagggaggcagggaaAGCGGTAGGTGGTGCGCGAAAggaaaaagcaaagaaaaaaaacaaggaaGGCGCGACGCACCCTGTCGCGTGGCTGTGAGCGCCACGCACATTGtactccctccccccattgCACGCACAAGCGCCAACAACCATACCCGCCTCTGCGTGTCGCTGTTGGTGTCCTTGTGAATAGAAATATATACAGAtgcgtctttgtgtgtgcgttggtgAGCTTGGCCTTCACGTAGAGGAAGTGAGGACTGTGAAACATGCAGAAGAGAacggagcgagagagaacatgcacacgcactcgcatgcgaagaaaagcaaaagcGATAGGACGGAAACAAGACCCATTCCAACGCAAACACCGTGCCGAATGGCTGACGGCTCAATGCAGGAGGTGGAAGAGAAGGCAGGACACATATATGATGCGGGAGAACTCTGTTGAATAGCGGAGGTGTGACATTGGCGTAAAATGGTGTGGCAAAACCAAGCCAATCgtgcgcatacgcacacatgtATATGGATGTGTGGCACGGAGACGCCTACTCAATGAACGGACCGCCTCACAACGTTTTTCCAGACACAGAAGAGGCGTAGGCGCTGCGCGTATGTTCCGTACGTGCCACCTTCACGCCTATGTGCTctgtctttcttttttcccccttttccatGGCCTtgtgtttctttttgttcTTAGCTCGCTCTGTGATGCCGCGCGTGTTCGACgtcgcttctctttctctgtctaTGCCTGtgtgctctctttttccttcgtAGCGGGCAGGTATGGCAGGCGGTGACTTTCTCCTACGCATACGAATCTGTGCGCGCTTGTATTTTAGGTGTCGGGGAAGACTCAACCACATCAAAACacaaatacacacacacacacacacatgctcGCTGTTTTGTTTCTCTTTCAGTGCGCCAAACGCCGAGTTTCATGCGCTTCTTCGTACTTTCGTGGATGCGAATAAGCGCACCTTTTCCCACCATCTTCGTGCATCCGACCGGCATGCGATCGCAGGCACAGGCTTGAACGGAGATGGAGACGGTATGAATAAAGGAAGCCAAAGCTAAGTCAGCGACACTTCCGTTCGCGGTGTGACCGAATGGTCGTCAgcgtgctgccgtgcgcgacTGTCTGTGGAAGAATCTCAGGGGCGGGACTTCGCGTCGCCCCATGTAGTCGCAGCTGGCAAGGCggcacccccctccccctagCGTACACTACTTGAAGCGAGGAAGGTGTGCCTTGCGCGTGTTTATTTTTGACTGAAAGATCGCCGTTGAGAGGCAGGGGGGGGTGTGCGGATCGACGCGAAAGGAACATGGCGTTGCACCTCTAGCCCagctttctctttctctaaTCTACAGCTCCCCACGTGCATGCAGTGGGCCTATCACGGGTTGCACGGGCTGCATGTACAGCGGAAGGGTCCCCCGCCCTGCCACTgtccttttcctctctcccgaAGTTCTCCATCGTCTCTTttcgccttcctctcttcctcgctcaCTGCCCCCTTCCACGTGTTCCTCGCCGAGGGCTTCTTTTTATATTTTTATTTTTCTCTGCTCCTTCGTTGCTGCCAATTGCAGCCTGGCTGCCCACTTACAGGAAAAACAACGAGGCGGTTGCAGCAGCACGGTAAAGCAAACACAGCGGTGACACAGACGCTTATCCTCGCTCGCGAGAAAAGAACGAAGGCTAAAAGCAACGTGGCGTATCTGGCGCCTCTCCGAGATCGCCATTCTAGTCCTTTGCCGCGGTAACCTTACTCGCCTTTCGCTTACGTGACACCCCAAGAACTCCAcccgcagacgcgcacatctctctctctctctctctaggCCTGCCTCACCAtgagctcctccgcctcaacGACGCCGGCGAACTAcgagggtggcggcggcggtggcatcCGCGACATCGGCACCGTCACGTCCGGCATGGCGATCATGAACTTTGACCAGAAGACAAAACCGTACACACGCAACGACCTCGTGCAGTTTCTGATGCACTACCAGGAGAACCtcaacgaggaggagctgcgacTTGTGGAGAAGGGCATTGTGGGCACCTTTGTTGGCATGCCAGCGTTCTTCGGTGCTGGGTACTTCTTAAGCGGCCGGCTTGGCTGGcatcgcgtggtgcgtgTCATGGCGCCGCTGAACGAGGGAGGACGGCCCAGTTGGTTCGTTAGCCACCTCCCAAAGATCGGGCGAACTGCCTTTGGGTTGACGGCGGCCACCATCCCCTACATGGCAGTGCAACAGTGGTTTGTCTCGCGCGTGCTGGAGTTGGACGAGCGGGAGAGCAACTTATCCTTTCACGTGCGGCGTCTGATGCTGTCGCAGCGGTCTGGCATAATGTTTAagcgcaccgccacgcgTGAGGTGAcaaaagaagagcagcagcgtctcctccgcgaggccgaggcgcacGTGAATGAGAATCGCAGTGGCCAGCGTGTGAGCCAGGGCCTCGGCACCGGCCCCGTGGATGTGAACCTGCAGCTGGGCCAGCAGGTGCTGACGCCAGTCGCGCAGACAGGCTACAAGCCGATGCCTACACAGCCGCGGTAGTGCCTAGCTCGGCCTGCGCATGGGCTCTTGGGGGGCACAAGGACCACCTAGGGGCACCGTGTAGCTGCGACACGACGAGCCCCCCGCCTCCATCTCTTTCACATTCTGCAGGCGCTTGTGCTGCCGACCCGCCTTCCCTATTCCAGGTGGTCGATGTCGTGCCGATCTTGCTCTTCCTTGTTTTGCTTTCTCTTGGTTTTGATTTGGCCATGTGTGTGGGTTGGTGCTCTGGCACGCGAcacgtgtgtttgtgtgtttgtggcGGTTCACGCGTGTATCGTTGTGGCTCCTCGCACAGGGTTAGGGATGCGCCTGTCCTGCCGTGTCGTTGGCGCTGACGAAGCTGATGACACGTTGGTGCGTTTTTCTGTTTGCTTATtgcgcggccgcctcttctcttgTGGCCCGCCTCTCCCAGACTCACACGATGGAAGACGCCGCAATACCtgcgcgctctcttctccccgcAATGCTGGGGAGCTGTCGCTGAGGAGGTCTTCGGGGTTTTTTCGACGACCTCGCTCGTGTTCGTGATGACCTGTCTCCACTTTCTTCTCCATCTCGGTgacagagagcgagcgagtgcCCGCGCCcccgccacgcacgcacatatgcgcaggcgctctttctcgctctctcgcctttCACGTGTATTGCGTTTCACAGCAACTTGTAACACGAAAAGACGATTGCAGCAACAAACGACTTATGATTGCGcgggaagggaagaaggaATATGAAGGCGTGCACACGAAAGCAGACACCTCGGAgtgcgcctgccgccgctgcatctcTCTTGCTCCCTTTTTCCTGCCTTTCTGGCTCAATCACCGCCTTCCCTCCCGGCTTGATGTGCGGTGGCTGTGGCGTTCTTTAGGGGATGGGTACTGATGcctccttttctccttttttttctgctaGGTTTTCGTCAGACACGGCTGACATTGACCAGCTTGTGTAGTTGTGGACCTCTGCAGAGGTGAACGCATCCACCGTAGTGTCTGAAGCTTCTTGTGCGAGTCGTttcgctcctctctcacctccacccctcccttaCCGCCTCTTGACGCTTCCATTACTTCTCCACCCTGATCGCTacccgcaccgctgctgttgtcAGGTCATCCGCTTCACGTTGTGTATATCCTCTCTTTTATCTTCTCGGCTCAACAGCTTCTTGCGAACCTTGTCACCGCACCTTTTCCCTCGCCCAGGCCTCACATCTTCTActgcctgcctgtgtgtgtgtgcgtgtgccgtgtgcgtgcgccagGGAATCGGTCGAAGAGGCGTCGAAAGCGGTGTTGTTGCTGCCAAgcgcctcccttcctccttctccaAAAACGGCCGACAACGAGAAACTCTCATGTGGTGTGCGCCGCGACATTGCTGCTGTGTTGTTCCATAGAATTTGTACAGCGTAGGCACATTTTCCCTTTGAagttacacacacacacacacagcagcagcagcagcagcgattcGTCTACTCACCGACTTCCGCTGCCGACAGACATGCGAATGACGATCCTGCACTCgcgtcgcgctgccgtgcggtGCGCATGCATGCTTGTGCTTGTGCTTCTATGCGTAGCGCTGAGCTCGCGCGCATTTTTCGACTTTGGCGGCGGTCGTCGTGCCGACGCGCCGTCCGCAGAGGTGCACCATGCCCAGGAGGTGGACTACTacaaggtgctgcagctggaggaTAAGCGCGAGGAAGCGACAGAGAAGGACATCCGTCAGCAAttccgccgcctctctcgcctttACCACCCCGACGTGgcgaagacggaggaggacaaggcCAAGTACAGTCAAGTTAACCGTGCGTACGAGGTGCTGTCCGACAAGCGGAAACGCAAGGTGTACGACATGCGCGGGGAGCGGGGCTTGGAGCAGCTCGAACACATAGACCGCTCCAAGGACACCCCTGGCGGTGGTATGAACCCCCTCGCCCGGCTCTTCGGCATGCGGGTGGACGATGGCCTGCGAGGGCCCGACATGGAGCTGGAAGCGAAGGTGGACCTCGCCAAGTTGTTCACTGGCGGGCAGGAGACACTCCAGGTCAACAAGCAAAAGGTATGCCACGCCTGCAAAGGCAGTGGTGCAGATACTAAGGCGGCTATTGTGCAGTGCCGGCAGTGCGGGGGCGagggcgtgctgcgccagcgcatccAGTTTGCCCCTGGCATGATCCAAGAGTTGCACCAGAAGTGCCCCAGCTGTGGCGGAGCAGGTCGGCGGCCGGAGCGGCTGTGTTCTGTGTGCCGAGGCAACAAAGTCTtgctcggcagcagcacagttACACTGGAGCTGGAGCCTGGCATGGAGGAGGGCCACGTGCTGAAGTTCgagatggaggcggaggagtcGCCGGACCGGCTGCCGGGGGATCTTCTCGTACACGTGCACACCCTCCCGCACCCCGTCTTCTCACGCCGCCGCAACCAGCTAGACTTGGACACGTCGCTGACGCTGACTCTTCAGGAGGCCCTCGTAGGTTTTGACCGCAACATCACACACCTAGACGGAGTGGAGCAGGTTCgggtgcagcgcctcgacACCGTCTCACCCTATGGCACCGTGCTTCGGCTCCCGGGAAAGGGAATGCCAAAGATGAATGTCGCCTCCGAGCGGGGTGACCTCTACGTCAGGCTGCAGTACGACATGCCCGCGCAGCTTACAGAGGAGCAGAGGAAGCTGGTGGAAATGCTTCTGTGAGGTGCCGCCCCGAATCGACTCTGTGATCGGCGGTGGAGGCTACTACGCATGATAGCAGCGCGTCGTCATGAAAGGCGGTCTTCGGTCATGTACCTCAGGGGCTGGAGCTTCCTCACGCGCACTGATATACGTGTCTTTGCAGGCCCTTGCGTACAAGGTGTGCACTTGTTTCCGCTGGGCAGACGACACACCCACGGAAGGTCGTG is from Leishmania infantum JPCM5 genome chromosome 32 and encodes:
- a CDS encoding putative chaperone protein DNAj translates to MTILHSRRAAVRCACMLVLVLLCVALSSRAFFDFGGGRRADAPSAEVHHAQEVDYYKVLQLEDKREEATEKDIRQQFRRLSRLYHPDVAKTEEDKAKYSQVNRAYEVLSDKRKRKVYDMRGERGLEQLEHIDRSKDTPGGGMNPLARLFGMRVDDGLRGPDMELEAKVDLAKLFTGGQETLQVNKQKVCHACKGSGADTKAAIVQCRQCGGEGVLRQRIQFAPGMIQELHQKCPSCGGAGRRPERLCSVCRGNKVLLGSSTVTLELEPGMEEGHVLKFEMEAEESPDRLPGDLLVHVHTLPHPVFSRRRNQLDLDTSLTLTLQEALVGFDRNITHLDGVEQVRVQRLDTVSPYGTVLRLPGKGMPKMNVASERGDLYVRLQYDMPAQLTEEQRKLVEMLL